The following are encoded together in the Daucus carota subsp. sativus chromosome 5, DH1 v3.0, whole genome shotgun sequence genome:
- the LOC108221750 gene encoding wall-associated receptor kinase 2: MQTLVAYGFVTMLVLLARPATTSDIKNAIAKARVITKPGCKSKCGNLTVPYPFGIGVGSGCSINSSTWFDVNCNTSFNPPRAFISDGNIQIFDISDTQMRVANVLATSCYTSTGELTVNRYAYTNLLDTPFSFSNLNTFTVVGCDALALIKGSEQRNFSGGCISVCSKPEDILDYGCSGIGCCQTAIPKGLSVYSTILASLRNHTRVWSFNPCSYAFLGEKDSFKFRGASDLSDPTFLNRTVDSVRIVLDWVIGNQTCDEARKSNVYACQSNTYCTNSDNGFSGYFCSCLKGFEGNPYLSPGCQDIDECAHPNKNLCEKICINTRGSYNCSCPPGYHGNGKKNSQGCIAENSKFPVIKFSLGTGCGFLALMFGVSFLYSTIKRRKLIKEREKFFQQNGGVLLKQQITSSGSGGVESSTRIFTAEELEKATDHYATDRIVGRGGYGTVYKGTLGDDRVVAIKKSRIIDESQIEQFINEVVILTQVNHRHVVKLLGCCLETEVPLLVYEFVANGTLFQHIHNSRGVMWLSLENRLRIATESAGALAYLHSAASMPVIHRDVKSANILLNENYTTKISDFGASRLVPLDQTQVTTLVQGTLGYLDPEYFHTSQLTDKSDVYSFGVVLAELLTGRKPLMLQSPAEEKNLATYFIMSVKENRLFQILEPRVVREGSLDQLEAAGKLVKRCLSLNGEDRPTMKEVAMELEGIRKYTKHPWANNNHQQALMIHDAEESTDLYTVSLDTYSSIRDFSGQDSVMDTKHLLFTANGPR, translated from the exons ATGCAGACACTTGTGGCCTATGGCTTTGTGACCATGCTAGTGTTGCTAGCTAGGCCAGCTACCACATCCGACATTAAGAACGCCATCGCCAAGGCCAGAGTCATAACAAAACCAGGATGCAAGAGCAAGTGTGGGAACTTAACCGTGCCATATCCATTTGGCATTGGAGTAGGCTCCGGTTGTTCCATAAACTCTTCGACCTGGTTTGATGTTAACTGCAACACTTCATTCAACCCTCCCAGGGCTTTCATAAGTGATggcaatattcaaatatttgacATATCAGATACTCAGATGCGAGTTGCTAATGTCTTGGCAACGAGCTGTTACACTTCTACTGGCGAATTAACTGTTAACAGATATGCCTACACAAATCTTCTAGATACTCCTTTCAGTTTCTCAAATTTAAACACTTTTACTGTGGTCGGTTGTGATGCTTTGGCGTTGATCAAAGGGTCCGAACAGAGGAACTTCAGTGGCGGTTGCATTTCTGTATGCTCCAAACCTGAGGATATTCTTGATTATGGTTGCTCCGGGATTGGTTGTTGTCAAACAGCGATACCAAAAGGTCTAAGTGTGTATTCAACTATTCTGGCTTCTTTAAGAAACCATACTCGGGTTTGGTCATTTAATCCTTGTAGCTATGCCTTTTTGGGTGAGAAGGACAGCTTCAAGTTTCGCGGTGCTTCAGATTTATCTGATCCCACGTTCTTAAATAGGACGGTGGATAGTGTACGGATAGTCCTCGACTGGGTGATAGGGAATCAGACTTGTGATGAAGCTCGCAAGTCAAATGTTTATGCATGTCAATCAAACACTTATTGCACTAATTCAGACAATGGCTTTAGCGGCTACTTCTGTAGCTGCCTTAAGGGTTTCGAAGGAAATCCATATCTAAGTCCTGGCTGCCAAG ATATTGATGAATGTGCTCATCCAAACAAAAATTTGTGCGAGAAAATTTGCATAAATACACGAGGGAGTTATAATTGTTCTTGTCCACCTGGATATCATGGCAATGGTAAGAAAAATAGCCAGGGTTGTATAGCCGAGAATTCCAAGTTTCCGGTGATCAAATTCTCACTAGGTACGGGATGTGGTTTCTTGGCCTTGATGTTTGGAGTAAGTTTTTTGTATTCTACCATCAAGAGAAGGAAACTAATAAAAGAGAGGGAGAAGTTTTTTCAGCAAAATGGTGGGGTGTTATTGAAACAACAAATTACTTCGAGTGGCAGTGGTGGTGTCGAGTCATCCACGAGGATTTTCACAGCTGAAGAGTTGGAGAAAGCTACGGATCATTACGCTACTGATAGGATTGTTGGACGCGGTGGTTATGGCACGGTGTACAAAGGAACTTTAGGAGATGATCGTGTTGTTGCAATAAAGAAGTCAAGAATCATAGACGAGAGCCAAATAGAGCAATTCATCAATGAGGTGGTCATTCTCACACAAGTTAATCACAGACATGTGGTGAAGCTCTTGGGGTGTTGTTTGGAGACTGAAGTCCCGTTGTTAGTCTATGAGTTTGTCGCGAATGGTACTCTATTTCAGCACATCCACAACAGTAGAGGAGTCATGTGGTTATCTCTTGAAAATCGCTTGAGAATAGCCACAGAATCTGCTGGTGCACTAGCCTATCTTCACTCGGCAGCATCCATGCCAGTGATCCACAGAGACGTCAAGTCTGCAAACATATTGCTAAACGAGAACTACACCACCAAGATTTCTGATTTCGGAGCTTCAAGGCTAGTACCCTTGGACCAAACACAGGTTACTACATTAGTCCAGGGGACACTTGGCTATCTGGATCCCGAGTATTTCCACACAAGTCAGTTGACAGATAAAAGCGATGTTTATAGCTTTGGTGTAGTTCTTGCTGAGCTCTTAACCGGGAGAAAACCACTTATGCTTCAAAGTCCTGCAGAGGAGAAGAATCTTGCAACGTACTTCATAATGTCAGTTAAGGAAAATCGGTTGTTTCAGATACTCGAGCCACGAGTGGTGAGGGAAGGGAGTTTAGATCAATTAGAAGCAGCAGGCAAACTTGTAAAGCGATGTCTTAGCTTGAACGGTGAAGACAGGCCTACGATGAAAGAAGTGGCAATGGAATTGGAAGGTATAAGAAAATACACAAAACATCCTTGGGCTAATAACAATCATCAACAGGCTCTAATGATTCATGATGCTGAAGAATCAACAGACCTGTATACTGTATCATTAGATACTTACAGCAGTATCAGGGATTTCTCCGGACAAGACAGCGTGATGGACACTAAACATTTACTATTCACAGCAAATGGTCCTCGATAA